A stretch of Natronococcus sp. CG52 DNA encodes these proteins:
- a CDS encoding DUF7344 domain-containing protein, translating to MRQRQSSKSSLDAILDVLTDGDRRRLLVALLERNSQDRPSLQLPDDIALEEEQLESLDVRMHHVHLPKLEEAGLIEWDRATNEVQRGPQFEEVRPLLAPIRDQIEGVLEE from the coding sequence ATGAGACAGCGACAGTCCTCGAAATCGTCGCTGGACGCGATTCTCGACGTCTTGACGGATGGGGACCGACGCAGACTGCTCGTCGCGCTACTGGAGCGCAACTCTCAGGACCGTCCGAGTCTGCAACTCCCCGATGACATCGCGCTCGAGGAGGAGCAACTGGAATCCCTCGACGTGCGGATGCACCACGTGCACCTCCCGAAACTCGAAGAAGCGGGACTCATCGAGTGGGACCGAGCGACGAACGAGGTCCAACGAGGTCCGCAGTTCGAGGAGGTCCGTCCGCTGTTAGCCCCGATACGCGATCAGATCGAAGGCGTTCTCGAGGAGTGA
- a CDS encoding bacterio-opsin activator domain-containing protein: protein MLSNVDDYVYVWNSEKEYVYANERLEAFWGMSRDEYVGKTNRELGLPPELCDRFERVLESGESTSGEISHTDPSGTSGYYDYIFSPICSQDGSVEFVAGISRDTTERRRAEANAAESTFRQLFEKAPGLYLVVTPENYEIVAVSDAYLEATMTEREEIIGKTLFEVFPPDPDDADSVGVSRLRESLARVEAERQADMIPVTYYPIPQPESEGGGFEDRWWSPVNSPVFSATNEIDYIIHRVEDVTPVVQQLRKDDREDALRGLDVDNSHLTTDVILRGQELHRMKERAYERLRESEERYRTLFESIDEGFCVLERLDTDPGEPTDYRYVETNPAFEAHSGFDDAVGKTIREAIPGASEEWFEPYDTVLRTGEPVRFEHELEAQGRILELYAFRVEDGSKEQVGVIFQDITDRKRTQNAIERLNEVSRELMEAEALEIRDRVADIARDVLGVEYAALWRYDETSGELQQGISRIDPEANVDSIRLPDGLSDRIWQTFISHDIAVDNDIPTSESRPSASLLRSSVLIPLGRHGVICLASTRTGMFDETIVDIAGTMVGTIETALDCAEGERRLEQQNEELTRLDRLNGLIRDIDQALVQADTLEAIDRAVCERLADSDRFEFAWIGEYDAVTDAIEPREWAGIDGSYVDGLTITTDGSSNGEDPIAAAVRTRETHVVADIATDPRAGSWREATLKRGARSCISIPLVYEESLYGVVTVYGRTPQPDERDHEVLAELGSTIAHAINAVETRETLQADSVVELTVRSRQADTPLCRFARQAGCTIEFEGFVLQSEGDVAAIFFIAAGVSPDELSTVGEQSIAIEELTCLSEHEEGTLIKAQLTDPTLASQFLEQDVVVRSLTIEEEVATAVVELHQTAEVREFIERLRETVTDLELLARHTRSRPLETQHTFRTACVDRLTPRQEEVLHTAYRSGFFESPRAQTGSELSDALDISQSTFSHHLREAERKLCELTFDHP, encoded by the coding sequence ATACTCTCCAACGTCGACGATTACGTCTACGTCTGGAACAGCGAGAAGGAGTACGTCTACGCGAACGAGCGTCTGGAAGCGTTTTGGGGGATGAGTCGCGACGAATACGTCGGGAAAACCAATCGAGAACTGGGACTTCCGCCCGAACTGTGCGATCGCTTCGAGCGGGTTCTCGAGAGCGGGGAATCCACGTCCGGCGAGATTTCCCACACCGATCCGTCCGGGACGAGCGGCTACTACGATTACATCTTCAGCCCGATCTGCAGCCAGGACGGCAGCGTCGAGTTCGTCGCCGGCATCTCCCGCGACACCACCGAGCGAAGGCGGGCGGAAGCGAACGCCGCCGAATCGACCTTCCGCCAGTTGTTCGAAAAGGCGCCCGGCCTCTACCTCGTCGTGACGCCGGAAAACTACGAGATCGTGGCGGTGAGCGACGCGTACCTGGAGGCGACGATGACGGAACGGGAGGAGATCATCGGAAAGACGCTGTTCGAGGTCTTCCCGCCCGATCCCGACGATGCGGACTCCGTGGGCGTTTCCAGATTACGGGAGTCGCTCGCCAGGGTCGAAGCCGAGCGACAGGCCGACATGATTCCGGTAACGTACTATCCGATTCCGCAGCCCGAATCCGAAGGCGGCGGATTCGAGGATCGGTGGTGGAGTCCCGTCAACTCGCCCGTGTTCAGCGCCACGAACGAGATCGACTACATCATTCACCGCGTCGAGGACGTCACCCCGGTCGTTCAGCAACTCCGAAAAGACGACAGGGAAGACGCACTTCGAGGTCTCGACGTCGATAACTCACACCTCACGACGGACGTCATCCTACGCGGACAGGAGTTACACCGGATGAAAGAGCGAGCGTACGAACGACTGCGCGAGAGCGAGGAGCGCTACCGGACGCTGTTCGAATCGATCGACGAGGGCTTTTGCGTCCTCGAAAGGCTCGACACCGATCCGGGGGAGCCGACCGACTACCGGTACGTGGAGACGAATCCCGCGTTCGAAGCGCACTCCGGGTTCGACGACGCGGTCGGGAAGACCATTCGAGAAGCGATTCCGGGAGCGTCCGAGGAGTGGTTCGAGCCGTACGATACCGTTCTTCGGACCGGAGAGCCGGTCAGATTCGAACACGAACTCGAGGCGCAGGGACGGATCCTCGAACTGTACGCGTTTCGGGTCGAGGACGGGTCGAAGGAGCAAGTCGGGGTGATCTTCCAGGATATCACCGACCGCAAGCGGACCCAGAACGCCATCGAACGGCTCAACGAGGTGAGTCGGGAGTTGATGGAAGCTGAGGCACTGGAGATCCGCGACCGGGTCGCCGACATCGCCCGGGACGTACTCGGCGTCGAGTACGCCGCGCTGTGGCGGTACGATGAGACGTCCGGAGAACTCCAGCAGGGCATCAGTCGGATCGATCCGGAAGCAAACGTCGATTCGATTCGCCTCCCGGACGGACTCTCGGATCGGATCTGGCAAACGTTCATCAGCCACGATATCGCCGTCGACAACGATATCCCGACGTCCGAGAGTCGGCCGTCGGCGTCGCTGCTCCGGAGTAGCGTACTCATTCCGCTCGGCAGACACGGTGTTATCTGTCTCGCCTCGACTCGCACCGGGATGTTCGACGAGACGATCGTCGACATCGCGGGGACCATGGTCGGAACCATCGAAACGGCGCTGGACTGCGCCGAAGGCGAACGGCGACTGGAGCAGCAAAACGAGGAACTGACGCGTCTCGACCGACTCAACGGCCTCATTCGGGACATCGACCAGGCGCTAGTGCAGGCCGACACGCTCGAGGCGATCGACCGGGCCGTCTGCGAGCGATTGGCGGACTCTGACCGGTTCGAGTTCGCCTGGATCGGCGAGTACGACGCGGTCACCGACGCGATCGAACCGCGAGAGTGGGCCGGTATCGACGGCAGCTACGTGGACGGGCTCACGATCACGACGGACGGGAGTTCGAACGGCGAGGATCCCATCGCTGCCGCGGTTCGGACGCGGGAAACCCACGTCGTCGCGGATATCGCCACCGACCCGCGAGCCGGCTCGTGGCGAGAGGCCACCCTCAAGCGGGGTGCCCGCTCGTGTATCAGCATCCCGCTGGTTTACGAGGAGTCACTGTACGGCGTCGTGACCGTCTATGGCAGGACCCCACAACCCGACGAGCGCGATCACGAGGTGCTGGCGGAACTCGGCAGCACGATCGCCCACGCGATCAACGCCGTCGAAACCAGAGAGACGCTCCAGGCGGACAGCGTCGTCGAACTCACGGTCCGGTCCCGGCAGGCGGACACGCCGCTGTGTCGGTTCGCACGGCAGGCGGGATGTACGATCGAGTTCGAGGGATTCGTTCTCCAATCGGAGGGTGACGTCGCAGCCATCTTCTTTATCGCGGCGGGCGTCTCGCCGGACGAGCTCTCGACCGTCGGCGAGCAGTCCATCGCTATCGAGGAGCTGACCTGTCTCTCCGAACACGAGGAAGGCACGCTGATCAAGGCACAGCTGACCGACCCGACGCTCGCATCGCAGTTTCTGGAGCAGGACGTAGTGGTTCGCTCGCTCACCATCGAGGAGGAAGTCGCGACCGCCGTCGTCGAACTTCACCAGACTGCAGAGGTCCGGGAGTTCATCGAGCGTCTTCGAGAAACCGTCACTGACCTGGAACTGCTCGCACGCCACACCCGTAGCCGGCCGCTCGAGACGCAGCACACGTTCCGGACGGCCTGCGTGGATCGTCTCACACCCCGGCAGGAGGAAGTCCTCCACACGGCCTATCGGAGCGGATTTTTCGAGTCGCCTCGCGCCCAAACGGGCAGTGAACTCTCCGACGCGCTAGACATCTCTCAGTCGACGTTCTCCCATCACCTCCGGGAAGCAGAACGGAAACTCTGTGAGCTAACGTTCGACCATCCCTGA
- a CDS encoding LLM class oxidoreductase has protein sequence MPSGHANAGYRRLFDQDGLTFGAGFPLTGTNRSTPDPTAEIRLAKRAESVGFDGLWARDVPTYWPKFGDAGQTFDTWPWLSHVAAHTDDVALGTSSVVLPLRHPLHVAKSAATVDRLSDGRLVLGVASGDRDPEYPAFDVDAENRGELFRESVETLRTVWREDYPELEGRWGRLKGDLDVVPTPTEETIPLLPTGNARQSDDWIAEHGDGWLFYHLPEPTLESYIGQWREATNDKPFAIAIRVELADDPAAEPEPLHLGFRAGVEWYRDYFRRLEGYGLDHAIVGLQNDDRERALSAFAEEIIDQV, from the coding sequence ATGCCCTCCGGACACGCAAACGCGGGCTATCGGCGGTTATTCGATCAGGACGGACTGACCTTCGGCGCCGGCTTTCCGTTGACGGGAACGAACCGTTCGACTCCGGACCCCACCGCGGAGATCCGGCTCGCGAAACGCGCCGAGTCGGTCGGCTTCGACGGCCTCTGGGCGCGAGACGTCCCTACCTACTGGCCGAAGTTCGGCGACGCCGGCCAGACGTTCGACACCTGGCCGTGGCTCTCGCACGTCGCCGCCCACACCGACGACGTCGCGCTCGGCACCTCGAGCGTCGTTCTCCCGCTTCGCCACCCGTTACACGTCGCGAAGTCGGCCGCGACCGTCGACCGACTCTCCGACGGTCGGCTCGTCCTCGGGGTCGCCTCGGGCGACCGCGATCCGGAGTACCCCGCTTTCGACGTCGATGCCGAGAATCGGGGCGAACTGTTCCGCGAGAGCGTCGAGACCCTGCGGACCGTCTGGCGCGAGGACTATCCCGAACTCGAGGGCCGATGGGGCCGTCTCAAGGGCGACCTCGACGTGGTTCCGACGCCGACCGAAGAGACGATACCGTTGCTGCCGACGGGGAACGCCCGTCAGTCCGACGACTGGATCGCCGAGCACGGCGACGGCTGGCTGTTCTACCACCTTCCGGAGCCCACGCTCGAGTCCTACATCGGGCAGTGGCGCGAGGCGACGAACGACAAACCGTTCGCGATCGCGATCCGTGTCGAACTCGCCGACGATCCGGCGGCCGAACCGGAGCCGCTGCACCTCGGCTTCCGCGCCGGCGTCGAGTGGTACCGCGACTACTTCCGGCGACTCGAGGGGTACGGACTCGACCACGCGATCGTCGGCCTGCAGAACGACGACCGGGAGCGGGCGCTGTCGGCGTTCGCCGAGGAGATCATCGACCAGGTGTAG